The following coding sequences are from one Manis pentadactyla isolate mManPen7 chromosome 13, mManPen7.hap1, whole genome shotgun sequence window:
- the LOC118920032 gene encoding olfactory receptor 2T33-like, translated as MENRNATSYFILLGLFNHSGAHVFLFVMTLAVAFTSLLGNALVILLIHRDPRLHTPMYFLLSQLSLMDMMLVCTIVPKMAADYMTGRKSISPTGRGVQIFFLLTLGGGECFLLAAMSYDRYVAICHPLRYSILMSWQLCLRMTWGSWFLGAADGLMQAAVTLSFPFCRTHEIDHFFCEAPALVRLACADTSVFEYTMYTCCVLMLLVPFSLILTSYSLILAAVLQMHSAEARRKAFSICSSHLAVVGLFYGAATFSYMRPKSNRSANHDKVVSAFYTIFTPMLNPLIYSLRNSEVKGSFRKSLGQCVALSHD; from the coding sequence ATGGAAAACAGGAACGCTACCTCATACTTCATCCTCCTAGGACTCTTTAACCACTCAGGAGCCCACGTGTTTCTCTTTGTGATGACTCTGGCAGTTGCCTTCACCTCCCTCCTGGGCAATGCCCTCGTGATCCTGCTGATTCACCGAGACCCCCGGCTGCACACGCCCATGTACTTCCTGCTGAGCCAGCTCTCCCTCATGGACATGATGCTGGTCTGCACTATTGTGCCCAAGATGGCTGCTGACTACATGACAGGGAGAAAGTCCATCTCCCCCACTGGCCGTGGAGTGCAGATCTTCTTCCTCCTCACATTGGGAGGAGGTGAGTGCTTCCTCTTGgcagccatgtcctatgaccgctatgtggctatTTGCCATCCCCTGAGATACTCCATCCTCATGAGCTGGCAATTATGCCTGAGAATGACCTGGGGTTCCTGGTTCCTGGGGGCAGCTGATGGGCTCATGCAGGCTGCTGTCACCCTGAGCTTCCCATTTTGCAGGACTCATGAGATTGACCATTTCTTCTGTGAGGCTCCCGCTCTAGTGCGTTTGGCTTGTGCTGACACATCTGTCTTTGAGTACACCATGTACACATGCTGTGTGTTAATGCTCCTGGTCCCGTTTTCCCTCATCCTGACCTCCTACAGTCTCATCCTGGCTGCTGTTCTCCAGATGCATTCTGCGGAAGCCCGCAGAAAGGCTTTTAGCATATGCTCCTCACATTTGGCTGTGGTGGGACTGTTTTACGGAGCTGCCACTTTTTCCTATATGAGACCTAAATCTAATAGGTCAGCTAACCATGACAAGGTTGTGTCAGCATTTTATACTATTTTCACCCCTATGCTGAATCCTCTCATCTATAGTCTGAGGAACAGTGAGGTCAAGGGATCCTTTAGAAAGAGTTTGGGCCAGTGTGTTGCCTTAAGTCATGACTAA